A segment of the Asinibacterium sp. OR53 genome:
ATACCTTCGGGAGTGGAGCAGAGGCCCCAATGGTTTTCCAGTGCCAGCACAACACCGTGCTGTTCGGCTGTGGGAATGCATTGTTGAATGGCTTCTATGCACCATTTGAAACCGTCGTCTTCTGTGTAGCCTGGAAGGATGGGTTCGATACCACGGTTTTTCATCAGTTCATCGAATGATGCGGTAGTACCCCATCTGCCCGAATTGAGCCGCATGCAGGGTACACCCATTTTTGCAGAGAGTTCAATCCATTCTTTTGTATTATCGATATTTTTTTGCCATTCTTTTTTATCGGGTGTTACAAACCCCTGGTGAATAGAAAGGCAGGTGAATGCAATGCCGTTATTATAGGCGCGCCGTTTTAGTTCATTGATGTATTTGGTGTCTGTGCCGTTCATTTGCCTGTGCAGGATATCAATGCCTTCCACTCCCAGTTTTGCCGCTTCATCAATTACTTTTTCAATGGGAAATTTTTCTCCTTTGAAATGCCAGTACGAATAAGAAGAGATACTGAGTTTGATACGCGGTTTGGGCTGTATAGCAATTTCGTTGGTGTTGCTGATATGAACGGCGGGTAAAACGACGGTGGCCAGTGCACTGCCAAACCCATTGCGGATAAATGAACGACGTGAGTTTTTCATACTTGATGCAATCAGGTTTTAGAGGTTATTTGAAAATTAA
Coding sequences within it:
- a CDS encoding sugar phosphate isomerase/epimerase, with product MKNSRRSFIRNGFGSALATVVLPAVHISNTNEIAIQPKPRIKLSISSYSYWHFKGEKFPIEKVIDEAAKLGVEGIDILHRQMNGTDTKYINELKRRAYNNGIAFTCLSIHQGFVTPDKKEWQKNIDNTKEWIELSAKMGVPCMRLNSGRWGTTASFDELMKNRGIEPILPGYTEDDGFKWCIEAIQQCIPTAEQHGVVLALENHWGLCSTPEGMLRIKKAIDSPWLGLLMDTGNFLENPYSKLEKIAPQAVFVQAKTYYGGGEWYTLDLDYDRIISILNNVNYHGYLSLEYEGKENAATAVPKSIAMLRKATKE